Within Sorangiineae bacterium MSr11367, the genomic segment AACTCACCGGCACGAAGACGTAATCGAGGCGGTCGAAGGCATCGCATATCTCCGCCCCGGTATGCCGATAGTGTACATCAGCCCCGTCGGTGTTGGAGTACTGATCTGGCCAGTACGCATTGTGCATGGTCTCGCATAGAGCCTGAACTCTTTCCAACCGCGACTTCAGAAATCCGCCGGTGTCGTCGCGCACCGTCACCATTTCGACGTCGTGGCAGAGGAGCTTCAATTGCGAGAGATAGATGGGCGCAATGTTCGGGTCGACCACCGCAACGAAACGGAGCCCGACGAGCCGGCAAAGCGAGGCCATCGCAATGGCGAAATTGCCGGAGGACGACTCGACGATCGTCGTATCGGGCCCAACCTGGCCCCGTTCGACGGCGCCGAGCAAGATGCCATACGCCGCGCGATCCTTGATGCTTCCAAACGGATTTGCGTACTCGAGCTTTGCGAAAAGGTGAAAGGGCGTTTCCCAAAGCCGCACGACGGGTGTGGGGCGAAGGATTCGCCCAAGCTTGCGAACGCGAGCCAACAACTCGGTTTTCATCTCAATCAAGGATTAAGCCGTGGTGAAGTAACCTGCGCGAATCCGCGCTGGGCCGCCCCTCGTCCGGAACTCGGAGGAACTAAACGGCAATTAGGAGGGCACGAGGCGATATGCTTAACAAGCGGTACTCGATTGCGCAAGTACGATGTGCCGTTCCTTGACCGTGTACCCGCTGCTTGGTAAAAGCGCGAAAGAGAGCGCGCCTTGCACGCCGGCTGGACGCCAAAAGCGCCGACGCAGCGCGTCAGTAGCGTATTTGTTCAAGTACTCCCCAATAGAATTTCGTATTTGGATTTATTCGTCCGGCACCGCCGCACAAACGCCATCGTGGCGGGGAAGTGCGCATGCGTGATTCACCCTTCGAGAGCCCGCCGAGAAAGTCATTTTGACATCGATATCCATTGATTGGCAGTTGCTGGGACTACCCCGCGAGATCTCCAGCGTGGATCGGCTCCTTCTCGAACGCGCGAATCGGACACCGGACGCGGTCGCTTTTCGATTCGTGGATCGCGAAGACGAGGAGGGCCTCGTCTGGACGTATGCAGATCTTCACGCCCGCGCTGGCGCCATTGCGCGAAGTCTCCGAGAAGGCGGCGTTGCGCCGGGAGATCCCGTGGTGCTGCTGTATCCCCAGGGCCTCGACTACATCGGTGCGTTCTTCGGATGCCTTTATGCCGATGCGATTCCGGTCCCCCTCCTTCCCGCGCGCTCGAAACGCGGGTGGGCGCGGATTCGGACGGTCCTGGGAACCAGCGGTGCCCGCAGCGTTTTGACCACTGCGAATTTGGAATCGTCCGTTCGCGATGCGCTGCACGACATCTCGGCGCACGGAGATCTTCGCTATTTCGTAACCGACCGCCTGGCGAACGAGGCGGATTTCGTTCCTGAAACGAAAAGCCAAAACGCAATTGCATTTCTGCAATACACGTCCGGCTCGACGGCCTCACCGCGCGGCGTGGTGGTTGGTCACGATAATCTGTTGGCGAATCTGTGGACGATTCATCGGGCGTTTCGGATTCGCTCGGACAGCCATGTTCTTTCGTGGCTGCCGCTCTACCACGACATGGGACTCATCGGAGGGGTGCTGGAGCCCTTGTTCGCAGGGGTTCCCGGCACACTTCTCTCGCCCATCGCCTTCGTCCAGAAGCCGCTGCTGTGGCTTCGGGCCATCGGACGTTTTCGAGCCACGATCAGCGGTGCGCCCAACTTCGCGTACCGCATGTGCGTGGAGCGGGCTACCGGGGAAGAGATCGCACAGCTCGATTTGAGCACGTGGGAACTCGCATTCTGCGGTTCCGAGCGGATCGGCGCCAAGGTCATGGAGGACTTTGCCGAAACGTTTGCGTGGGCAGGCTTTCAGCGCGAAACCATGCTTCCCTGTTACGGGCTGGCCGAGGCGACGCTCTTCGTGAGCGGCGGGCCGCAAGGGCACGGGGCGCGACTCACCAGCATTTCTCGGACGGGGATGGCCATGCATCGCGCATTGCCACCGAAGTTGGCGGCAGATGCAACGCGGCTGGTCTCGTGCGGCGTGATTCCCGAAGAGCACGACGTGCGCATCGTGAATCCCGAAAACGGGATCGATGTCGAAGAGAGCGGGATCGGAGAGATCCTCATCGCGGGGCCCAGCGTTGCGCGCGGCTATTGGGGAGAGCCGCCGGAGCCACCGGGACGGCATTTGCGGACAGGCGATCTCGGATTCGTGCGCGGTGGTGAGCTGTACGTCACCGGGCGATGCAAAGAGATACTCATCG encodes:
- the sbnA gene encoding 2,3-diaminopropionate biosynthesis protein SbnA, with protein sequence MKTELLARVRKLGRILRPTPVVRLWETPFHLFAKLEYANPFGSIKDRAAYGILLGAVERGQVGPDTTIVESSSGNFAIAMASLCRLVGLRFVAVVDPNIAPIYLSQLKLLCHDVEMVTVRDDTGGFLKSRLERVQALCETMHNAYWPDQYSNTDGADVHYRHTGAEICDAFDRLDYVFVPVSSSGTIVGVSRKVKERFPQVKVVAVDSRGSVIFGGQPKARHIPGLGSSIQPDMLRHAHIDRVVHVDEADVAPACRILLADYGIFVGGSSGSTFSAIQQEAKHIAAESPQAVAVFLCPDRGGPYLTTVYDSDWNAQVFG